From Polaribacter butkevichii, a single genomic window includes:
- a CDS encoding DUF2851 family protein yields the protein MNEDFLHYVWQYQLFSIDDLKTATKDALSILKIGIHNHNSGPDFLNTQLKIDNQLWIGNVEIHLKSSDWYVHHHEVDENYDAVILHVVWEDDATVFMKNNKPLPVLVLKDFVFSNALNNYRNLFSSKPRWIPCEKEINTIDNFTVDNWKERLFFERLERKSNEMNQLLVENKNDYEVVLFQLLAKNFGLKVNGDAFLYLAKSFDFSVLRKVRDDEKQLTSLLFGQAGFLEDVVEEEYHQELKNEYKYLQHKYQLNAISKNQFSFFRMRPPNFPTIRIAQLISLYHLHANLFSKMMQTETLKEFYDLFEVSVNPFWKTHFTFDKVSKSSPKKLTKSFVDLLLINTIVPLKFLYQKNRGGVSENDFLDILQKIKTEKNSIISKFDEIGVSVKNAYESQALLELKNNYCAKKQCLQCAIGIKLVRK from the coding sequence ATGAATGAGGATTTTCTTCATTATGTATGGCAATATCAATTATTTTCTATTGATGATTTAAAAACAGCTACTAAAGACGCGTTATCAATTCTTAAAATTGGAATACATAATCATAATTCTGGACCCGATTTTTTAAATACCCAGTTAAAAATAGACAACCAGCTTTGGATTGGTAATGTAGAAATACATTTAAAATCGTCTGATTGGTATGTGCATCACCACGAAGTTGATGAAAATTACGATGCTGTTATTTTGCATGTTGTTTGGGAAGATGATGCAACAGTTTTTATGAAAAACAACAAACCTTTACCTGTGTTGGTTTTAAAAGATTTTGTGTTTAGTAATGCTCTAAATAATTATCGTAATTTATTTTCATCGAAACCACGTTGGATTCCTTGTGAAAAAGAAATTAATACAATTGATAACTTTACGGTTGATAATTGGAAAGAACGCTTGTTTTTTGAAAGATTAGAACGGAAATCAAATGAAATGAATCAACTTTTGGTTGAAAATAAAAATGATTATGAAGTGGTTTTGTTTCAACTATTAGCAAAGAACTTTGGATTAAAAGTAAATGGAGATGCTTTTTTGTATTTAGCAAAATCTTTTGATTTTTCTGTTTTAAGAAAGGTAAGAGATGATGAAAAACAACTTACCTCTTTATTGTTTGGACAAGCAGGTTTTTTAGAAGATGTTGTTGAGGAGGAGTATCATCAAGAATTAAAAAATGAGTACAAATATTTGCAACACAAATATCAATTAAATGCTATTTCTAAGAATCAGTTTTCTTTTTTTAGAATGCGACCACCAAATTTTCCTACCATAAGGATAGCTCAATTAATTTCTTTGTATCATCTGCATGCTAATTTGTTTTCTAAAATGATGCAAACAGAAACATTAAAAGAGTTTTATGATTTGTTTGAGGTAAGTGTAAATCCGTTTTGGAAAACACATTTTACTTTTGATAAAGTTTCTAAATCATCACCTAAAAAACTAACAAAATCGTTTGTAGATTTATTGTTGATAAACACTATTGTTCCTTTAAAATTTTTATATCAAAAAAATAGAGGAGGAGTAAGTGAAAATGACTTTTTAGATATTCTTCAAAAAATAAAAACAGAAAAAAATAGTATTATTTCTAAGTTCGATGAAATAGGAGTTAGCGTAAAAAATGCCTATGAGAGTCAGGCTTTGTTAGAGCTTAAAAATAACTATTGCGCAAAGAAACAGTGTTTACAATGCGCAATAGGAATTAAATTAGTAAGAAAATAA
- a CDS encoding NAD(P)H-dependent oxidoreductase, with product MNIIDSLKWRYAVKKFDSEKQLSEKQINTLKEAFNLTATSYGLQPLKLIVIKNKEIQKELVTHSWNQNQILEASHVLVICIPINYTNTEVEKYFSLLKKIRNTPDAIIKPFKDFLTADIERKTQEELTLWNKNQAYIALGNLMTVCAVEKIDACPMEGFIPEKYDEVLKLEAQNLKSVLVLPVGFRADDCYMKDLTKVRKETQDIVIEIN from the coding sequence ATGAATATTATAGATAGTTTAAAATGGCGTTATGCTGTTAAAAAATTTGATTCAGAAAAACAACTTTCAGAAAAACAAATAAACACATTAAAGGAAGCCTTTAACTTAACCGCTACTTCTTACGGTTTGCAACCTTTAAAGCTCATCGTAATTAAAAACAAAGAAATTCAGAAAGAGCTAGTAACTCATTCCTGGAACCAAAACCAAATACTAGAAGCATCTCATGTTTTGGTAATTTGTATTCCTATTAATTACACAAATACCGAAGTAGAAAAGTACTTTAGTTTGTTAAAGAAAATTAGAAATACACCAGATGCAATTATAAAACCTTTTAAAGATTTTTTAACGGCAGATATTGAACGAAAAACACAAGAAGAATTAACTTTGTGGAATAAAAACCAAGCATACATAGCACTAGGAAACTTAATGACTGTTTGTGCTGTTGAAAAAATTGATGCTTGCCCAATGGAAGGTTTTATTCCTGAAAAATATGACGAAGTTTTAAAGCTAGAAGCACAAAATTTAAAATCCGTATTGGTATTACCAGTAGGTTTTAGAGCTGATGATTGTTACATGAAAGATTTAACAAAAGTTAGAAAAGAAACGCAAGACATTGTAATAGAAATAAACTAA
- a CDS encoding aminoacyl-histidine dipeptidase: protein MSEAVRNLEPKIVWNHFADLNAVPRPSKKEERVIQFMVDFGKKLNLETFVDKVGNVIISKPATKGLEDRQTVVLQSHLDMVHQKNADTNFDFDKEGIKMLVDGDWVTADGTTLGADNGLGVAAIMSILSSDDLQHPNIEALFTIDEETGMTGAMGLEGEILKGDILLNLDTEEDDEIGMGCAGGVDVTATRTYAKEEVSKNSVAYSITVKGLNGGHSGMDIIKELGNANKIMNRILFDGYTNFGLQISEINGGSLRNAIPRESSAIVTVDLISKEAFLLETNLLINIIKEEFLTLEPNLNIDIQETTSPENVMELGVQEGLLKSIYAAHNGVYRMSPDIANLVETSNNIARVIVKDGHIKIGCLTRSSSESNKSDLANSLKSAFELSGFDVDLSGEYPGWQPNVNSAILDVVSNLYETLHGEKAHVAACHAGLECGILGQNYPDMDMVSFGPTIRGAHSPDERASISSTQKFWKFLIEILKNIPKK from the coding sequence ATGAGTGAAGCAGTAAGAAATTTAGAACCTAAAATTGTTTGGAATCACTTTGCAGATTTAAATGCAGTTCCTCGTCCTTCTAAAAAAGAAGAACGCGTAATTCAGTTTATGGTTGATTTTGGTAAAAAATTAAATCTAGAAACCTTTGTAGATAAAGTAGGTAATGTTATTATATCAAAACCAGCAACAAAAGGTTTAGAAGACAGACAAACAGTAGTTTTACAGAGTCATTTAGATATGGTTCATCAAAAAAACGCTGACACTAATTTTGATTTTGACAAAGAAGGAATTAAAATGTTGGTTGATGGAGATTGGGTTACTGCAGACGGAACTACTTTAGGCGCAGATAACGGTCTAGGTGTTGCAGCAATTATGTCTATTTTATCTTCGGATGATTTACAACACCCAAATATTGAAGCATTATTTACCATTGATGAAGAAACTGGTATGACAGGTGCAATGGGGTTAGAAGGAGAAATCTTAAAAGGTGATATACTTTTAAACTTAGATACAGAAGAAGATGATGAAATAGGAATGGGGTGTGCTGGTGGTGTAGATGTTACAGCAACTAGAACTTATGCTAAAGAAGAAGTTTCTAAAAATTCTGTTGCATATTCAATTACCGTAAAAGGTTTAAATGGAGGCCATTCTGGAATGGACATTATAAAAGAATTAGGAAATGCAAACAAAATTATGAACCGCATATTATTTGACGGTTATACCAATTTTGGTTTACAAATTTCTGAAATAAATGGAGGTAGTTTACGTAACGCAATTCCTAGAGAAAGTAGTGCGATTGTTACTGTAGACCTTATTTCTAAAGAAGCTTTTCTTTTAGAAACCAACTTACTTATTAACATTATAAAAGAAGAGTTCTTAACATTAGAACCTAACTTAAACATTGACATTCAAGAAACTACTTCTCCAGAAAATGTAATGGAATTAGGTGTACAGGAAGGTTTATTAAAATCTATTTACGCAGCTCATAATGGTGTATATAGAATGAGTCCAGATATTGCTAATTTGGTTGAAACGTCTAACAATATTGCGAGAGTAATTGTAAAAGACGGGCATATTAAAATTGGTTGTTTAACGCGTTCATCATCAGAAAGTAATAAATCTGATTTAGCAAATTCTTTAAAATCTGCTTTTGAATTATCTGGTTTTGATGTTGATTTATCCGGTGAATATCCAGGATGGCAACCAAATGTAAATTCTGCTATTTTAGATGTAGTTTCTAATTTATATGAAACTTTACATGGAGAAAAAGCACATGTTGCTGCTTGTCATGCTGGTTTAGAATGTGGAATATTAGGACAAAATTATCCAGATATGGATATGGTTTCTTTTGGACCAACAATAAGAGGAGCACATTCTCCAGATGAAAGAGCAAGTATTTCATCAACACAAAAATTCTGGAAATTTTTAATAGAAATTCTAAAGAACATACCAAAAAAATAA
- a CDS encoding ParA family protein, with translation MGKIIAIANQKGGVGKTTTSINLAASLGVLEKKVLLIDADPQANASSGLGIDIETIESGTYQVLEHSISAKDAIVKTDSPNVDIIPAHIDLVAIEIELVDKQDREYMLKKALIEIKDDYDYILIDCAPSLGLITLNSLVAADSVIIPIQCEYFALEGLGKLLNTIKSVQNIHNSELDIEGLLLTMFDSRLRLSNQVVDEVRKHFSSMVFDTIIRRNTRLGEAPSYGESIIAYDATSKGAVNYLNLAQELLKKNS, from the coding sequence ATGGGTAAAATAATTGCTATTGCAAATCAAAAAGGAGGAGTTGGTAAAACAACAACAAGCATCAATTTAGCTGCTTCTTTGGGTGTTTTGGAGAAAAAAGTTTTATTAATTGATGCCGATCCACAAGCAAACGCTTCTTCTGGTTTGGGAATTGATATAGAAACTATAGAGTCAGGAACCTATCAAGTTTTAGAACATTCGATTTCTGCTAAAGACGCGATTGTAAAAACAGATTCTCCTAATGTAGATATTATACCTGCACACATAGACTTGGTGGCTATCGAAATAGAACTGGTAGACAAGCAAGACAGAGAATACATGTTAAAGAAAGCATTAATCGAAATAAAAGACGATTATGATTATATTTTAATTGATTGTGCTCCATCATTAGGTTTAATTACTTTAAACTCTTTAGTAGCTGCAGATTCTGTAATTATTCCTATTCAATGTGAATATTTTGCTTTAGAGGGATTAGGTAAATTATTAAACACCATAAAAAGTGTACAAAATATTCATAATTCTGAGTTAGATATTGAAGGTTTATTATTAACCATGTTCGACTCTAGATTACGACTATCTAATCAAGTAGTAGACGAAGTTAGGAAACATTTTTCTAGCATGGTTTTTGACACCATTATTAGACGAAATACCCGTTTAGGAGAAGCTCCTAGTTACGGAGAAAGTATTATTGCATACGATGCAACAAGTAAAGGTGCCGTAAATTACTTAAATTTGGCACAAGAATTATTAAAAAAGAATTCGTAA
- a CDS encoding ParB/RepB/Spo0J family partition protein encodes MAKATKKQALGRGLSALLQESSNVISATDKNADKVVGSIIEIELDLIEVNPYQPRTYFDEESLRELASSIKELGVIQPITVRKLDKNKFQLVSGERRFRASKLIGNTTVPAYIRLANDQEMLEMALVENIQRKNLDPIEVALSYQRLIDEIQLTQEELSTRVGKKRSTVTNYLRLLKLDPILQTGMRDGFISMGHGRAMINVENTEDQLAIYEKILRDKLSVRQTEDLVKSLKSGTVAKPKKKAVPNYIKNSVKDISEYFGHKIDVTVSNNGKGKISIPFHSEEDFNRIKNLLK; translated from the coding sequence ATGGCAAAAGCAACCAAGAAACAAGCTTTAGGAAGAGGATTATCTGCTTTGTTACAAGAATCATCTAACGTTATTTCTGCAACAGATAAAAATGCAGACAAAGTTGTTGGAAGTATTATTGAAATAGAATTAGATTTAATTGAGGTTAACCCATACCAACCAAGAACTTATTTTGATGAAGAATCATTAAGAGAATTAGCAAGTTCTATTAAAGAACTAGGGGTTATACAACCAATTACAGTAAGAAAATTAGACAAAAATAAATTTCAATTAGTTTCTGGTGAACGTCGTTTTAGAGCATCAAAATTAATTGGTAACACAACAGTACCCGCATATATAAGACTTGCCAACGACCAAGAAATGCTAGAAATGGCCTTGGTAGAAAACATACAACGTAAAAACTTAGATCCTATAGAAGTTGCCTTGTCTTACCAACGTTTAATTGATGAAATTCAGCTAACTCAAGAAGAGCTAAGTACAAGAGTTGGTAAAAAACGCTCTACAGTAACCAATTATTTACGTTTGTTAAAATTAGATCCAATTTTGCAAACAGGTATGAGAGATGGTTTTATTTCTATGGGGCATGGTCGTGCTATGATTAATGTAGAAAACACAGAAGATCAATTAGCTATTTACGAAAAAATATTAAGAGATAAATTGTCTGTAAGACAAACAGAAGACTTAGTAAAAAGCTTAAAATCTGGTACAGTTGCTAAACCAAAGAAAAAAGCAGTACCAAATTACATTAAAAATAGTGTTAAAGATATTAGCGAATACTTTGGCCATAAAATAGACGTTACTGTTAGTAATAATGGTAAAGGAAAAATTTCAATCCCTTTTCATTCTGAAGAAGATTTCAACCGAATAAAAAACTTATTAAAATAA
- a CDS encoding DUF5683 domain-containing protein: MLSKKYILIIFLAFFSATIFGQKDSLNVKGVKVKGDIKIEKGGVYDAVAPSKAAFYSAIFPGMGQVYNKKYWKAPIVWGAMGTSIYYYLDNNKEYKRYRTAYKLRKNNLVDEFTVDGKEVISLETLERAQDQLRENRDMSLLTTVILYVLQIVEASVNAHLLQFNTDDNLSFKPTFLNDPIYVEAPKVGLTIKYNF; encoded by the coding sequence GTGCTTTCAAAAAAATATATACTTATAATATTCCTTGCTTTTTTTTCTGCAACTATTTTTGGGCAGAAAGATTCACTTAATGTAAAAGGTGTCAAAGTTAAGGGAGATATTAAAATTGAAAAAGGTGGAGTTTACGATGCTGTAGCCCCATCTAAAGCAGCATTTTATTCTGCTATATTTCCTGGAATGGGACAAGTTTATAATAAAAAATACTGGAAAGCTCCAATTGTTTGGGGAGCCATGGGAACTAGTATTTATTATTATTTAGACAACAACAAAGAATACAAAAGATATAGAACTGCATACAAACTAAGAAAAAACAACTTAGTAGATGAATTTACGGTTGATGGAAAAGAGGTTATTTCTTTAGAAACTTTAGAAAGAGCACAAGATCAATTAAGAGAAAATAGAGATATGTCTCTTTTAACAACAGTAATTTTATATGTTTTACAAATTGTAGAAGCAAGTGTAAATGCACATTTACTACAATTTAACACAGATGATAATTTATCATTTAAACCTACTTTTTTAAACGACCCAATATATGTCGAAGCTCCAAAAGTAGGTCTAACCATTAAATATAATTTTTAA
- the dapB gene encoding 4-hydroxy-tetrahydrodipicolinate reductase, with product MKIALLGYGRMGKEIEKIALSRGHEIVIRKDVDDVIDITLADVAIDFSVPSSAYNNITNCINNKVPVISGTTGWLDKYNDAVALCKEKNSAFIYASNYSLGVNIFFELNKQLAKMMSSLEDYNISMEEIHHTKKLDAPSGTAITLAEGIIENSSKNNWELDEKTSEENIPIVAKRIPDVPGTHTVWYDSEVDSIEIKHTAHSRKGFALGAVVAAEWILGKKGVFSMKDVLNIR from the coding sequence ATGAAGATTGCACTATTAGGGTATGGTAGAATGGGTAAAGAAATTGAAAAAATTGCTTTATCTCGTGGACATGAAATAGTTATTAGAAAAGACGTAGATGATGTAATAGATATTACTTTGGCAGATGTTGCCATCGATTTTAGCGTACCTTCTTCTGCTTATAACAACATAACAAACTGTATAAACAATAAGGTTCCTGTTATTTCTGGAACTACAGGTTGGTTAGATAAATATAATGATGCTGTTGCACTTTGTAAAGAAAAAAACAGCGCCTTTATTTATGCTTCTAATTATAGTTTAGGAGTAAATATTTTCTTTGAGCTAAACAAACAATTGGCAAAGATGATGAGTTCTTTAGAAGACTACAATATTTCTATGGAAGAAATTCATCATACAAAAAAATTAGACGCACCAAGTGGAACTGCAATTACATTGGCAGAAGGAATTATAGAAAATTCTTCTAAAAATAATTGGGAGCTAGACGAAAAAACATCCGAAGAAAACATCCCTATTGTGGCAAAAAGAATTCCTGATGTACCAGGAACTCACACTGTTTGGTATGATTCTGAAGTAGATTCTATAGAAATAAAACACACGGCACATAGCAGAAAAGGGTTTGCTTTAGGTGCTGTTGTTGCTGCAGAGTGGATTCTTGGAAAAAAAGGGGTTTTCTCTATGAAAGATGTGTTAAACATCCGTTAA
- the lepB gene encoding signal peptidase I, which produces MTFTEWFIFFLVIQVIHFLGTWKLYVKAGRKAWEAAIPIYNGVVLMSIIKRPKWWIILLFIPIVNLLMFPVIWIETIRTFGFYKKIDSLLVILTLGLYIFYINYATDAKYNAERSLKPRSELGEWVSSITFAIIAATLVHTYFMQPFTIPTSSLEKSLLVGDYLFVSKFHYGARVPSTVIAAPMVHDSLPIVGTASYLKKPQLPYTRLPGLQEIKNNDIVCFNWPADTLATMWGDTSGKFTYKPVDKKTNYVKRCVGIAGDSLEIKDGYVYINGQKNKLPYRAKIQFYYTYESKSAIDINNFPKFLIKKERTGVYKILNEYWNNPKVQEAFKKGANLSKIGSDSLYTEVAGGVSQDLASRLKMTNVANKININLTEDEVIELKKYPLTVSVKKVNHGADNSIFPHVEANKWSQDNFGPIYIPKAGATVKIDTKSIPYYAQIIKNYENNDLQIVGENIFINGKKADSYTFKQDYYWLMGDNRHNSLDARYWGYVPFDHVLGKPVMIWFSWDANAPTFGEKIKSIRWNRMFTTVGGDGEPVSYRYYVLALIALYIGYSFYKGKKVKK; this is translated from the coding sequence ATGACATTTACAGAATGGTTTATCTTTTTTTTAGTAATACAAGTAATTCATTTTCTTGGAACTTGGAAATTGTATGTAAAAGCAGGTAGAAAAGCTTGGGAGGCAGCAATACCTATTTATAACGGTGTTGTTTTAATGAGTATTATTAAACGCCCAAAATGGTGGATTATTTTACTATTCATTCCGATTGTAAACCTGTTAATGTTTCCTGTTATTTGGATAGAAACTATTAGAACTTTTGGTTTTTACAAAAAAATAGATTCTCTTTTAGTAATTCTAACATTAGGTTTGTATATTTTTTATATCAACTATGCTACAGATGCTAAATACAATGCAGAAAGAAGTTTAAAACCACGCTCTGAATTAGGAGAATGGGTAAGCTCTATTACCTTTGCAATTATTGCAGCAACCTTGGTACACACTTATTTTATGCAACCTTTTACCATACCAACATCTTCTTTAGAGAAGTCTTTATTAGTAGGAGATTATCTTTTTGTAAGCAAGTTTCATTATGGTGCTAGAGTTCCGTCTACAGTAATTGCTGCACCAATGGTTCATGATTCCTTACCTATTGTAGGAACTGCATCTTATTTAAAAAAGCCACAATTGCCTTATACCCGTTTACCTGGTTTACAAGAAATTAAAAATAACGATATTGTTTGTTTTAATTGGCCTGCAGATACATTGGCAACTATGTGGGGAGATACTTCTGGTAAATTTACCTACAAACCTGTAGATAAAAAAACCAACTATGTAAAACGTTGTGTAGGTATTGCAGGAGATTCTTTAGAAATTAAAGATGGTTATGTATATATAAATGGGCAAAAAAACAAACTCCCTTACAGAGCCAAAATACAATTTTATTATACATACGAATCTAAATCTGCCATTGATATCAATAACTTTCCTAAGTTTTTAATCAAGAAAGAAAGAACAGGTGTTTACAAAATTTTAAATGAATATTGGAACAACCCTAAAGTACAAGAAGCCTTTAAAAAAGGTGCAAACTTATCTAAAATAGGTTCTGACTCTCTATATACTGAAGTTGCAGGTGGTGTTTCGCAAGATTTAGCAAGTCGTTTAAAAATGACGAATGTAGCTAACAAGATAAACATCAATTTAACTGAAGATGAAGTTATCGAACTTAAAAAATATCCATTAACTGTATCGGTTAAAAAGGTTAACCATGGTGCTGATAATTCTATTTTTCCGCATGTAGAAGCAAATAAATGGAGTCAAGATAATTTTGGACCAATTTATATTCCTAAAGCTGGTGCAACAGTAAAAATAGATACTAAATCTATTCCTTATTATGCCCAAATTATTAAAAACTACGAAAATAACGATTTACAAATTGTAGGAGAAAATATTTTTATCAATGGTAAAAAAGCAGATTCCTACACTTTTAAACAAGATTATTACTGGTTGATGGGAGACAACAGACACAACTCTTTAGATGCCCGTTATTGGGGTTATGTGCCTTTTGATCATGTTTTAGGTAAACCGGTTATGATTTGGTTTAGTTGGGATGCAAATGCACCTACTTTTGGAGAAAAAATAAAATCAATCCGTTGGAACAGAATGTTTACAACCGTTGGCGGAGACGGAGAACCGGTTTCTTACAGATATTACGTTTTAGCTTTAATAGCTTTATATATAGGCTATAGTTTTTACAAAGGGAAAAAGGTTAAAAAATAG
- a CDS encoding WbqC family protein: MSLFIPTYFSPISQYSEIVKSDSVVFEMEDNFQKQSYRNRCYIFNANGKQLLNIPVKDKNKGTSQRKKTKDLLVDNDAHWQTHHLKSLQTAYRTSPFYEFYEDDLRTIFTKKYTFLQDVNIDAHLFIADALQIPLTYSKTKEYNITTDKNDFRELADVKFQPKKTVEKYIQMFDDKHGFIPNLSVLDLLFMEGPNTISYL, from the coding sequence ATGTCACTTTTTATTCCAACTTACTTCTCTCCTATTTCTCAATATTCAGAAATTGTAAAATCAGATTCTGTTGTTTTTGAAATGGAAGATAATTTTCAGAAACAAAGCTATAGAAATAGATGTTATATCTTTAATGCTAACGGAAAACAGCTATTAAACATCCCTGTAAAGGATAAAAACAAAGGTACTTCTCAAAGAAAAAAAACAAAAGATTTATTGGTAGATAATGATGCTCACTGGCAAACACATCATTTAAAATCTTTACAAACCGCTTATAGAACATCTCCTTTCTACGAATTTTATGAAGATGATTTACGTACTATTTTTACAAAAAAATATACATTTTTACAAGATGTAAATATTGATGCACATTTATTTATTGCAGATGCTTTACAAATACCACTAACCTATTCTAAAACTAAGGAATATAATATAACTACAGATAAAAATGATTTTAGAGAATTGGCTGATGTAAAGTTTCAACCTAAAAAAACTGTAGAAAAATATATTCAAATGTTTGATGACAAGCATGGTTTTATCCCTAATTTATCTGTTTTAGACCTGCTTTTTATGGAAGGTCCAAATACAATTAGTTATTTATAA
- a CDS encoding Crp/Fnr family transcriptional regulator, whose amino-acid sequence MYYFIMKFLTDFFATIDHIPKKSIDKILLLIRGKSLKKGAAIAKAGELPKDIYILKTGVIRSYYTDDKGKEYIRHLFTPFRATGALGALILKKPSRLSYDCLTDCDVYAINFNDFIELTKDDIGLSNLYNIILEMVFLTLESKIYDLSVLNATERYLKLKKQIPNIENLIPQYHIASYLNITPVQLSRIRKEIYSK is encoded by the coding sequence ATGTACTATTTTATTATGAAATTTCTAACAGACTTTTTTGCGACCATAGATCATATTCCTAAAAAGTCTATAGATAAAATATTGTTACTTATTAGAGGCAAAAGTTTAAAAAAAGGAGCCGCAATTGCTAAAGCAGGAGAATTACCCAAAGATATTTATATTCTTAAAACTGGCGTTATTAGATCTTATTATACAGATGATAAAGGTAAAGAATATATAAGACATCTTTTTACCCCCTTTAGAGCAACAGGAGCATTAGGAGCTCTTATTCTTAAAAAACCATCTAGATTGTCTTATGATTGTTTAACTGATTGCGACGTTTATGCCATTAATTTTAATGATTTTATAGAATTAACAAAAGATGATATTGGTTTGTCTAATTTGTATAATATAATCTTAGAAATGGTATTTCTTACTTTAGAGTCTAAAATTTACGATTTATCCGTTTTAAACGCTACAGAAAGATACTTAAAATTAAAAAAACAAATACCAAATATAGAAAACCTAATACCACAATACCATATAGCATCTTATCTTAATATTACACCTGTTCAATTAAGTCGAATTAGAAAGGAAATATACTCAAAATAA
- a CDS encoding DUF6122 family protein — translation MKIPFIIHYGLHFVAPLFIAYFFFKSNWKVVYLIFICSMLVDLDHLLATPIFDKDRCSINFHPLHSYIAIAIYSVGLFFKKTRVLCIALLFHMLTDYIDCYL, via the coding sequence ATGAAAATACCATTTATAATACACTACGGACTGCATTTTGTAGCGCCTCTTTTTATAGCTTACTTTTTCTTTAAAAGTAATTGGAAAGTTGTTTATTTAATTTTTATCTGTTCTATGCTTGTAGATTTAGATCATTTATTAGCAACTCCAATTTTTGACAAAGATAGATGTAGTATTAACTTTCATCCTTTGCATTCTTATATTGCCATCGCAATTTATAGTGTTGGGCTATTTTTTAAGAAAACAAGGGTACTCTGTATTGCTCTCTTATTTCATATGCTTACAGACTATATAGATTGTTATTTGTAA